A stretch of Fundicoccus culcitae DNA encodes these proteins:
- the cas2 gene encoding CRISPR-associated endonuclease Cas2, giving the protein MMILITYDIGTTSEGGVKRLQKVAKKCESYGQRVQNSVFECVLDYSQFTILKHELVQLIDIDNDSLRFYHLGKNYKNKVEHIGVKEALDVEDFLIF; this is encoded by the coding sequence ATGATGATATTGATAACCTATGATATTGGGACAACTAGTGAGGGAGGAGTAAAACGACTACAAAAAGTAGCGAAAAAATGTGAGAGTTATGGTCAAAGAGTACAAAATTCTGTGTTTGAATGTGTTCTAGACTATTCACAGTTTACTATACTAAAGCATGAATTGGTTCAGTTGATTGATATTGATAATGATAGTTTAAGATTTTACCATTTAGGTAAGAATTATAAGAATAAAGTTGAGCATATTGGCGTAAAAGAAGCTTTAGATGTTGAAGATTTTCTAATTTTTTAG
- the cas1c gene encoding type I-C CRISPR-associated endonuclease Cas1c, which produces MRKLLNTLFVTQPDSYLALENDNVILLQDDSVVGRVPLLNIESIVTFGYRGVSPSLMGKCVDNNISVTFLTSSGRFKARVIGSSRGNVTLRKEQYRISDDEKKSCEIARNMIIAKVNNNRWIIERMTREHPLRISLEKFKNSSRTLKEISNQINVVDDLESLRGWEGQAALNYFGLFDEMILQQEKDFHFNNRNRRPPRDPVNAMLSLAYTLLMHDMTAALETVGLDAYVGFLHRDRPGRASLALDMIEELRGVYADRFVLSLINLKIVSKKHFHFKENGAVLLTDDGRKIFLNQWHKKKNELITHPYLKEKISWGLVPYSQALLLSRFIRGDLDTYPPFLWK; this is translated from the coding sequence ATGAGAAAATTATTAAATACTCTTTTTGTAACTCAACCAGATTCATATTTAGCGCTTGAAAATGACAATGTAATATTATTACAAGATGATTCTGTCGTTGGTAGGGTACCGTTGTTAAATATAGAAAGTATAGTGACTTTTGGATATCGTGGAGTAAGTCCAAGTCTGATGGGTAAATGTGTAGATAACAATATTTCTGTTACTTTTTTGACTTCGTCTGGTAGGTTTAAGGCAAGGGTAATCGGTTCGAGTAGAGGAAATGTTACATTAAGAAAAGAACAATATAGAATTTCAGATGATGAAAAAAAGTCTTGTGAAATCGCAAGGAATATGATTATTGCTAAAGTAAATAATAACAGATGGATAATTGAACGAATGACCCGTGAACATCCATTAAGGATTTCGCTAGAAAAATTTAAAAACTCTTCAAGGACATTGAAAGAAATATCTAATCAAATTAATGTTGTTGATGATTTAGAGTCACTGAGAGGATGGGAAGGACAAGCAGCATTAAATTATTTTGGTCTATTTGATGAAATGATTCTCCAGCAGGAAAAGGATTTTCACTTCAATAATCGGAATCGTAGACCTCCAAGAGATCCAGTGAATGCTATGCTTTCATTGGCGTATACGCTATTAATGCATGATATGACAGCTGCTCTAGAAACGGTTGGATTAGATGCATATGTTGGTTTTCTGCATCGAGATAGACCAGGACGTGCTTCACTAGCTTTAGATATGATTGAAGAACTCCGGGGAGTTTATGCTGATCGATTCGTATTATCATTAATAAATCTAAAAATAGTGAGCAAAAAACATTTTCATTTTAAAGAAAATGGGGCAGTCCTTCTAACCGATGATGGAAGAAAAATATTTTTAAATCAATGGCATAAAAAGAAAAATGAATTAATTACACATCCATATTTGAAAGAAAAAATTTCTTGGGGTCTTGTTCCATATTCTCAGGCGCTATTGTTATCACGGTTCATTAGAGGGGATTTAGATACTTATCCACCATTTTTATGGAAGTAG
- the cas4 gene encoding CRISPR-associated protein Cas4, which translates to MEKRIVHNSEEYIMLSGIQHFTFCKRQWALIHVEQQWAENQKTIEGNIVHEKADQPFSREKRGDLVIVRAMPIQSHILGVNGICDVVEFKKDSEGVFIPSLNNRYKIHPIEYKRGKPKNNKADILQLVAQAICLEEMLVCTIDKGYLFYNETKQRQLIEITKDLRNEVIEIFIVMHNMFQKKHTPKVKTGSWCNQCSLNDICLPKIMNVETASRYMERMLNE; encoded by the coding sequence ATGGAAAAACGGATAGTACATAATTCTGAAGAATATATAATGTTATCCGGTATACAACATTTTACTTTCTGTAAAAGACAGTGGGCATTGATTCATGTTGAACAACAGTGGGCAGAAAATCAAAAAACAATTGAAGGTAATATTGTACACGAAAAAGCAGATCAACCTTTTTCTCGTGAAAAAAGAGGGGATCTGGTCATTGTTAGAGCAATGCCCATTCAATCGCACATTTTAGGAGTAAATGGTATATGTGATGTGGTTGAGTTCAAAAAAGATTCTGAGGGTGTTTTTATTCCTTCATTAAATAATCGATATAAGATTCATCCGATTGAATATAAAAGAGGGAAGCCTAAAAATAATAAAGCTGATATTTTACAGTTAGTAGCACAAGCTATTTGTTTAGAGGAGATGCTAGTTTGTACAATAGATAAAGGTTATTTATTTTATAACGAAACTAAACAGAGGCAACTTATTGAAATAACAAAGGATCTAAGGAATGAAGTAATAGAAATTTTTATAGTAATGCATAATATGTTTCAAAAAAAACATACTCCCAAAGTTAAAACAGGATCATGGTGCAATCAATGTTCATTGAACGATATTTGTTTACCTAAAATAATGAATGTTGAGACAGCTAGTCGATACATGGAAAGAATGTTGAATGAATGA
- the cas7c gene encoding type I-C CRISPR-associated protein Cas7/Csd2 translates to MALQNKIDFIATIEVINANPNGDPLNNNSPRINFDGYGIISDVALKRKIRNRLQNMGKNIFVQSKDRIEDGHVSLKARYLDKFGKDVVEDSNVYAESCKEWIDVRSFGQVMTFGKIKGDKGTSIGIRGPVSIGISQSLSPVTNIDMQITRSIMGDTASDTMGLKHYVEHGVYLLKGSINPFFAEKTGFTEEDANLIKEALRTLFINDSSAARPEGSMSVRDLYWIKHPGELGVKSSGQIFNSIEYNKELDSFGQFEYEEYNFKLNSDFVKELEDANVTVELIEGQ, encoded by the coding sequence ATGGCATTACAGAATAAAATTGATTTTATTGCAACTATAGAGGTAATAAATGCAAATCCGAATGGTGATCCATTGAATAATAATTCTCCTAGAATTAATTTTGATGGTTATGGAATTATAAGTGATGTTGCGTTAAAAAGAAAAATACGTAATAGACTACAAAATATGGGTAAAAATATTTTTGTACAATCAAAAGATCGTATAGAGGATGGACATGTATCTTTAAAGGCAAGATATTTAGATAAATTTGGTAAGGATGTAGTAGAGGATAGCAATGTTTATGCAGAAAGTTGCAAAGAATGGATAGATGTTCGTTCGTTTGGTCAGGTCATGACTTTTGGAAAAATTAAAGGTGATAAAGGAACCTCAATTGGGATTCGTGGTCCTGTTTCAATAGGGATTAGTCAATCTTTATCTCCTGTCACTAATATAGATATGCAGATAACAAGAAGTATTATGGGGGATACCGCTTCTGATACGATGGGGCTGAAGCATTATGTAGAACATGGAGTATATCTTTTAAAAGGAAGTATTAATCCTTTTTTTGCAGAGAAAACAGGATTTACTGAAGAGGATGCGAATTTAATTAAAGAAGCTTTACGTACATTATTTATTAATGACTCATCAGCAGCTAGACCTGAAGGTTCAATGTCAGTTAGAGATTTATATTGGATTAAGCATCCCGGAGAACTTGGTGTAAAATCCAGTGGACAAATATTTAATAGTATTGAATATAATAAAGAACTAGATTCATTTGGTCAATTTGAGTATGAAGAATATAATTTTAAATTAAATTCTGATTTTGTAAAAGAATTAGAAGATGCTAATGTTACCGTTGAATTAATTGAAGGACAATAA
- the cas8c gene encoding type I-C CRISPR-associated protein Cas8c/Csd1, with amino-acid sequence MNLWESLLTTYEKIEKAGKVGQKLEHSTTRLLPIYHNDRVVTDSDNVIEIVMDESSNFITVSKLDQNSYIIFPVTLDSVSRSGVNAPPHPLQDDLQYLTTEFDEKKYAAYIKQLKEWVEVSNVKELKIIYNYMLKNSIISDISSYLDKKIIAKKTFVTFSIKKPDSFWTPTNSSELHEDYIDYVKSSLSEEEQGICSITGKKMYLSDKHRGLLGTAKLISVSNNKETYSGRISDKSKVSFLGYETSEKIFLMLRYLLSQRSYSRSIGDATYLVTWDATLEAENIDLTKQVNEEDFDSRFAQYSMPKENKNEAPEDILNPILSTERIKHLSGYKAVNKDSDYFVLIINKISNGRISIKYFRNFSGSELSDRILNWYQTTNWPVWTKEGSKHITLGLNNLVQRIIGTETKDKKIVSRNEALNRWYIEKLLMSILEGNRLPLDLVTVVRSNITHRERYSNTWQQMELASLSLIKKYHADYLIKISEKEVSPVLENNSDRSYLFGRLMAIAENIEQLSMGEFTRTTLVSKYWHQLCVRPQSAFNQVKSRLLPYERRLQKSKPKAFLNRDRLIQDIYSQLDLNDEYLLNPDKPLSELFLVGYYAQKNALSSNLKTTKNENEEETVQDGITE; translated from the coding sequence TTGAATTTATGGGAGTCATTGTTAACAACATATGAAAAAATTGAAAAAGCAGGAAAAGTCGGTCAAAAATTAGAGCACAGCACCACAAGATTATTGCCAATTTATCACAATGACAGAGTTGTAACTGATTCAGATAACGTAATTGAAATAGTTATGGATGAAAGCAGTAATTTCATTACAGTATCTAAATTAGATCAAAATTCGTATATAATTTTCCCAGTAACTCTTGACTCAGTAAGTCGTTCTGGAGTAAATGCTCCTCCGCATCCCCTACAAGATGATTTGCAGTACTTAACTACAGAGTTTGATGAAAAAAAATATGCAGCATATATCAAACAATTAAAGGAATGGGTAGAAGTTAGTAATGTAAAAGAATTAAAGATTATTTATAACTACATGCTTAAAAATTCGATTATTAGTGATATATCTTCTTACCTAGATAAAAAAATCATTGCAAAAAAGACTTTCGTAACGTTTTCAATAAAAAAACCTGATAGTTTTTGGACACCAACTAATTCATCTGAATTACATGAGGATTATATAGATTATGTTAAATCATCCTTATCTGAAGAAGAGCAAGGGATTTGTTCAATAACTGGAAAGAAAATGTATTTATCGGATAAACATCGTGGTTTACTAGGTACTGCAAAACTTATTTCGGTTAGTAATAACAAAGAAACTTATAGTGGGCGTATATCAGATAAAAGTAAAGTGAGTTTTTTAGGTTATGAAACTTCAGAAAAGATTTTTTTAATGTTGAGATATTTATTAAGTCAAAGAAGCTATAGCCGCTCTATTGGTGATGCGACTTACCTCGTAACATGGGACGCTACTCTAGAAGCTGAAAATATTGATTTGACTAAACAGGTAAATGAAGAAGATTTCGACTCTAGATTTGCTCAATATAGCATGCCAAAAGAAAATAAGAATGAAGCGCCGGAAGATATTTTAAATCCAATTTTGTCAACAGAAAGAATAAAACATTTAAGTGGATATAAGGCAGTTAATAAAGATAGTGATTATTTTGTATTGATTATAAACAAAATAAGTAACGGGAGAATCTCTATCAAGTACTTTAGGAATTTCTCGGGAAGTGAGTTGAGTGACCGTATTTTAAATTGGTATCAGACAACTAATTGGCCTGTCTGGACAAAAGAGGGTAGTAAGCATATAACTTTAGGGTTAAACAATTTAGTTCAAAGAATTATTGGGACAGAAACCAAAGATAAGAAAATTGTTTCTAGAAATGAAGCTCTAAATAGATGGTATATAGAGAAATTATTAATGTCAATCTTAGAAGGTAATAGGTTACCACTAGACTTAGTTACTGTTGTTCGCTCAAATATCACACACAGAGAGAGGTATTCAAATACATGGCAACAAATGGAGCTTGCATCGTTATCATTAATTAAAAAATACCATGCAGACTATCTAATAAAAATATCTGAAAAGGAAGTGTCGCCGGTGTTAGAAAATAATTCGGACAGAAGTTATTTGTTCGGACGGTTAATGGCTATTGCTGAAAATATTGAACAGTTATCAATGGGAGAATTTACTAGAACAACATTGGTTTCAAAATATTGGCATCAATTATGTGTCCGTCCACAGTCAGCGTTTAATCAAGTTAAATCTAGATTACTACCTTACGAAAGAAGATTACAGAAATCTAAACCTAAAGCCTTTTTAAATCGTGATCGCTTAATACAGGATATTTATTCGCAGTTAGATTTAAATGATGAGTATTTACTAAATCCAGATAAACCACTTTCCGAATTATTTTTAGTTGGTTATTATGCTCAAAAAAATGCTTTGTCAAGTAATTTAAAAACTACAAAAAATGAAAACGAAGAGGAGACTGTACAAGATGGCATTACAGAATAA
- the cas5c gene encoding type I-C CRISPR-associated protein Cas5c, with the protein MEEFKSENYYYRLYGDYALFTDPQVRGGGEKFTYQVPTFQSIVGITEQIYWKPTLKHIIDEVVVINEIITEPMGIRPVTKDGTANDLSYYTYLRDVEYFIKGHFVWSEQRENLKSDRNEKKHQAIFNRSLARGGRRDLFLGTRECVAFVEPITQEEYLSVNSFYKNQKLSLGLMYHSLSYPSDHGRNELIANYDNCVMNSGVIKFSTPKETSIHYTINDYSIKDFSMGLNLKSVDEEGGIL; encoded by the coding sequence GTGGAAGAGTTTAAATCGGAAAACTATTATTATAGATTATATGGGGATTATGCCTTATTTACTGATCCCCAAGTACGTGGAGGAGGAGAAAAATTTACGTATCAAGTTCCCACTTTCCAATCGATAGTGGGCATTACAGAGCAAATATATTGGAAACCAACCTTGAAACATATTATAGATGAGGTAGTTGTTATTAACGAGATTATTACAGAACCTATGGGAATACGACCAGTTACTAAAGATGGAACTGCAAATGATTTAAGTTATTACACCTATTTACGCGATGTGGAGTATTTTATTAAAGGCCATTTCGTCTGGAGTGAACAAAGAGAAAATTTGAAGTCTGATAGAAATGAAAAGAAACATCAAGCTATTTTTAATCGCTCATTAGCTAGGGGAGGTAGAAGAGATTTATTTTTAGGTACACGAGAATGCGTAGCTTTTGTAGAACCAATTACACAGGAGGAGTATTTATCGGTCAATAGTTTTTATAAGAATCAAAAACTTTCTTTAGGTCTAATGTACCACTCTTTATCATATCCGAGTGATCATGGACGAAATGAATTAATAGCAAATTATGACAATTGTGTGATGAACAGTGGTGTAATTAAGTTTTCGACTCCGAAAGAAACATCAATTCACTATACTATAAATGATTACTCAATTAAAGATTTCTCTATGGGATTAAATTTAAAATCAGTTGATGAAGAGGGGGGAATTCTTTGA
- the cas3 gene encoding CRISPR-associated helicase Cas3', translating into MLLAHRVELSDGQFLEQSLIEHLLNVADRSSKKGSLYNLSKISFVIGILHDTGKQSLFNDYLQGKYNGRVNHSSAGAKWISQINLNIPEKFEGYFETYKQIIAYVISAHHGVYDLFSGYDSNLLNRINYDVSEKYDFDGEVKPFIENELNNIVREKYNQDIYDMIMDGFFEYLDFIESNSDVDSKVSNYRLNLLTRFLLALLKDSDIVDTITWSKVDKDAYNGYENNELKNIWAIAHENIEWKYEHEFKSNSHIDKTRSDLSLNLLNRSEDILTGVYKLEMPTGAGKTISVMRLATKIANKLEKAHIIYATSYLSVLEQNANEIRNLLKLDEIVLEHHSEIIHEVKENEENTTEGLRLNYLLETWDSPVILTTLVQFFNTLMKNRSSNLRRYANIANSIIIIDEAQSIPLKSTYHFNEHLNFLAQHLNCVVILCTATQPALDSKSMLAPIKYNESSDLLKLTDRETDVFRRAINIDLSQRGTKRMDTEELILNVKRDLGLNRDSILIIVNTKKAAKEVYEKVINKKLIEEENIYYLTTNLCAAHRKDKLEQIKDKLKAGKQIIVVSTQLIEAGVNLDFEVVYRSLAGIDSIIQAEGRCNREGKRASGYLYLFDYTVENLDKLPDISRAKKATLITLKTTNYDSEFKVTSLIDEYYKNYYSDMDSKEIDIMAYPYKDPYKVTSLFDLLSEDQSTLSAYNKTNRENKFQPKLTHAYKTVGDNFELIDSNTISVIVYYNNKELINDLIKCINEYNLVEAKKILKKLQSTTINLYSLGKFQTCVSAVFNDRIYLLMEQYYDNNLGLIEESLEGLIM; encoded by the coding sequence ATGTTATTAGCACATAGGGTAGAGTTGAGTGATGGACAGTTTTTAGAACAGAGTTTAATCGAGCATTTGTTAAACGTTGCAGATAGAAGTTCGAAAAAAGGTAGTCTGTATAACTTAAGTAAAATAAGTTTTGTAATTGGGATATTGCACGATACAGGCAAACAAAGTTTATTCAATGATTACCTTCAAGGTAAATATAATGGAAGAGTGAACCATTCATCAGCAGGAGCAAAATGGATAAGTCAAATTAATTTAAATATTCCTGAAAAATTTGAAGGTTATTTTGAAACTTATAAACAAATTATTGCTTATGTTATCAGTGCGCATCATGGTGTTTATGATTTGTTTAGTGGATATGATTCTAATTTGTTAAATCGAATTAATTATGATGTGAGTGAGAAATATGATTTTGATGGAGAAGTAAAACCATTTATAGAAAATGAACTCAATAATATTGTGAGAGAAAAATATAATCAAGACATATATGATATGATAATGGATGGATTCTTTGAATATTTAGATTTTATCGAGAGTAACAGTGATGTAGATTCTAAAGTGTCTAATTATAGACTTAATTTGCTTACACGATTTTTGTTAGCGCTTCTAAAAGATTCTGATATCGTTGATACTATCACTTGGAGTAAAGTGGATAAAGATGCATATAATGGTTATGAGAATAATGAACTTAAAAATATTTGGGCAATTGCTCATGAAAATATTGAGTGGAAATACGAGCATGAGTTTAAATCAAATTCGCATATTGATAAAACTAGATCAGATTTATCACTGAATTTATTAAATCGTTCTGAAGATATTTTAACAGGTGTATATAAGTTGGAAATGCCAACTGGTGCTGGAAAAACAATTTCTGTCATGCGTTTAGCCACAAAAATAGCGAATAAATTGGAGAAAGCACATATTATCTATGCCACTTCATATTTGTCTGTATTAGAACAAAATGCTAATGAAATCCGAAATTTATTGAAACTAGATGAAATTGTACTAGAACATCACTCCGAAATTATTCATGAAGTGAAAGAAAATGAAGAAAATACAACTGAAGGTTTAAGATTAAATTACTTATTAGAAACTTGGGATTCTCCAGTGATACTTACAACGCTTGTTCAGTTTTTTAATACTTTAATGAAAAATAGATCAAGTAACCTCAGAAGGTATGCTAATATTGCTAACTCGATTATAATTATTGATGAAGCTCAATCTATCCCTCTTAAATCTACCTATCATTTCAATGAACATTTAAATTTTTTAGCACAACATTTAAATTGTGTTGTGATTCTTTGTACAGCAACACAACCAGCCTTGGATAGTAAATCTATGTTAGCCCCAATTAAATATAATGAGAGTAGCGATTTATTAAAGCTAACGGATAGAGAGACTGATGTTTTTAGACGTGCAATAAATATTGATTTATCACAACGTGGGACTAAAAGAATGGATACTGAAGAATTAATATTAAATGTTAAACGAGACCTTGGATTAAATAGAGACTCAATTTTAATCATAGTAAATACGAAAAAGGCTGCCAAGGAAGTTTATGAAAAGGTAATTAATAAAAAGTTGATAGAGGAGGAGAATATATATTATTTAACTACTAATTTATGTGCTGCTCATAGAAAGGATAAATTAGAGCAGATAAAAGATAAACTAAAAGCAGGTAAACAAATAATAGTTGTATCAACACAATTAATTGAGGCGGGAGTAAATTTAGATTTTGAAGTGGTTTATCGTTCATTAGCAGGAATAGATTCAATAATTCAAGCAGAAGGAAGGTGTAATAGAGAAGGGAAAAGGGCTAGTGGTTATCTTTATTTATTTGATTACACGGTCGAAAATCTGGATAAATTACCTGATATTTCTAGAGCTAAAAAAGCAACCCTGATTACATTAAAAACGACAAATTATGATTCAGAATTTAAAGTAACTTCATTAATCGATGAGTATTACAAAAATTACTATTCTGATATGGATAGTAAAGAGATAGATATAATGGCTTATCCTTATAAAGATCCTTATAAAGTTACTAGTTTATTTGATTTGTTAAGTGAAGATCAGTCAACTTTATCTGCTTATAACAAGACTAATAGAGAAAATAAATTCCAACCGAAGCTAACGCATGCTTATAAAACAGTAGGTGATAATTTTGAACTAATTGATTCGAATACAATAAGTGTAATTGTATATTATAATAATAAAGAACTTATCAATGATTTGATTAAGTGTATTAATGAATATAATCTCGTCGAAGCAAAAAAAATCTTAAAAAAATTACAATCGACTACTATAAATTTGTATAGTTTAGGAAAATTTCAAACTTGTGTAAGCGCTGTATTTAATGATAGAATATATTTATTGATGGAACAGTATTATGACAATAATTTGGGTCTAATAGAAGAAAGTTTAGAAGGGTTAATAATGTAG
- a CDS encoding enoyl-CoA hydratase/isomerase family protein, which yields MEAFKTILLTIDETMAQLTINQPESLNVLSQAMMAELSEAIEILENTSGVRILIIKGAGQKAFVAGANIKEMRDFTPEEAYEFSVDGNDVFARLAGLPIVSIAAVNGYAFGGGFELAQAADLRIASSNAVVGHPETGLGIIPAYGGTQRLSRLVGIAKAKELIFTGRQIKAEEGLAMGLFNKVVAAEALDDAVMEMAQAVIKNAPNSVASAKIAIDQGFDMKLAQGLELEARLFGKQYESANQKIGMGGFLEKREANFLS from the coding sequence ATGGAAGCGTTTAAAACAATTTTATTAACAATTGACGAAACGATGGCACAATTGACAATCAACCAACCGGAGTCACTCAATGTTTTAAGCCAAGCCATGATGGCCGAACTTTCAGAAGCGATTGAAATACTAGAAAACACATCTGGAGTGCGCATTTTAATTATTAAAGGAGCTGGACAAAAGGCATTTGTAGCAGGGGCGAATATCAAAGAAATGCGCGACTTTACACCGGAAGAGGCATATGAGTTTTCTGTGGATGGCAATGATGTGTTTGCGAGATTAGCTGGATTGCCAATTGTGAGTATAGCAGCAGTTAACGGTTATGCTTTTGGTGGAGGATTTGAATTGGCTCAAGCAGCGGATTTGAGGATTGCATCGAGTAATGCCGTTGTGGGGCATCCAGAAACGGGATTAGGCATTATTCCAGCTTATGGTGGCACACAACGTTTGAGTCGACTTGTAGGGATAGCAAAAGCCAAAGAACTAATATTTACTGGAAGGCAAATTAAGGCAGAGGAAGGCTTGGCTATGGGGTTGTTTAATAAAGTGGTTGCAGCTGAAGCGTTGGATGATGCGGTGATGGAAATGGCACAAGCGGTTATCAAGAATGCGCCTAATTCAGTGGCGAGTGCCAAGATTGCGATTGATCAAGGTTTTGATATGAAGTTGGCCCAAGGGCTGGAGTTGGAGGCTCGTTTGTTTGGGAAGCAGTATGAGAGTGCGAATCAGAAGATTGGGATGGGGGGGTTTTTGGAGAAAAGAGAAGCTAATTTTTTGAGTTAA